In the Neomonachus schauinslandi chromosome 13, ASM220157v2, whole genome shotgun sequence genome, one interval contains:
- the TPD52L3 gene encoding LOW QUALITY PROTEIN: tumor protein D55 (The sequence of the model RefSeq protein was modified relative to this genomic sequence to represent the inferred CDS: substituted 1 base at 1 genomic stop codon) → MDPSLPESYSTSQELDPTGLDFNSAGQDYFSTGYVYDSLYQELDLDSLHEDLSXSMPGTMTEISANTHAEPEDLTEAERKELKYELTKLEEEIVTLCYTLAAKERCCMELKRKLGLIALVGLRQNLSKNWHNVQVSNVYMKQKTLAALSTMGSAICRKLGDMKKSATFRSFEGLMGAIKSRVAGGRELGSDCLPSSAGSGDDSLLASGSGNDPLPLSRSGNDPVQWSGVDLVPRSRDDLVAGSGHDLLPILEPE, encoded by the coding sequence ATGGATCCATCCCTCCCAGAGTCCTACTCCACCAGCCAAGAGTTGGACCCCACAGGTTTAGATTTCAACTCTGCTGGCCAAGATTATTTCTCCACTGGCTATGTGTATGACTCTCTCTACCAAGAATTGGACCTGGACTCTCTTCATGAAGATCTTTCCTAGTCCATGCCAGGCACCATGACAGAGATCTCAGCAAACACACATGCCGAACCAGAGGATCTCACAGAGGCTGAACGAAAGGAGCTCAAATATGAGCTCACTAAATTGGAGGAGGAAATTGTAACCCTATGCTATACTCTGGCAGCCAAAGAAAGATGTTGCATGGAGCTCAAGAGGAAGCTGGGCCTCATAGCCTTGGTGGGGCTAAGGCAGAATCTGTCCAAGAACTGGCACAATGTTCAAGTCTCCAATGTTTACATGAAACAAAAGACTTTAGCTGCCCTGTCTACCATGGGCTCTGCCATTTGCAGAAAGCTTGGAGACATGAAGAAGTCAGCCACATTCAGATCTTTTGAAGGTCTGATGGGGGCAATCAAGTCCAGAGTTGCAGGTGGCAGAGAGCTTGGCAGTGACTGCCTTCCTTCTTCAGCTGGGAGTGGAGATGATTCACTCCTGGCTTCAGGGAGTGGGAATGATCCGCTCCCACTTTCCAGGAGTGGGAATGATCCAGTTCAGTGGAGTGGAGTTGATCTGGTTCCAAGGAGTAGAGATGATCTGGTTGCAGGCAGTGGGCATGACCTGCTGCCCATTCTGGAGCCGGAATGA